A stretch of the Marivirga tractuosa DSM 4126 genome encodes the following:
- the panD gene encoding aspartate 1-decarboxylase, whose product MLIEVCKSKIHRVKVTQAELHYVGSITIDEDLMEASNLIENEKVQIVNINNGERLETYVIKGERGSGMVCLNGPAARKVQVGDIIIIIGYAHMDFEEAKSFKPSLIFPDANNKLP is encoded by the coding sequence ATGTTAATTGAAGTTTGTAAATCAAAAATTCACAGAGTAAAGGTTACTCAGGCAGAATTACATTATGTTGGAAGCATCACCATCGATGAAGATCTGATGGAAGCCTCTAATCTTATAGAAAACGAAAAAGTCCAGATTGTGAACATCAATAATGGTGAGCGATTGGAGACTTATGTCATTAAGGGAGAGCGAGGCTCTGGCATGGTATGCTTAAATGGTCCTGCTGCAAGAAAAGTGCAAGTAGGTGATATCATCATCATCATTGGATATGCACATATGGATTTTGAAGAGGCAAAATCATTCAAGCCTTCTTTAATATTTCCTGATGCCAATAATAAACTTCCCTGA
- the panC gene encoding pantoate--beta-alanine ligase translates to MISTGSIAEIQALISQFKSAGKKIGFVPTMGALHQGHLSLVATAKETVDIVVCSIYVNPTQFNNQDDLKQYPRNIDADKNLLAENGCDLLFLPSDEVMYAGRNTIKFEFGDLDRVMEGKFRPGHFSGVALIVSKFFNIVLPNCAFFGQKDLQQLTIIKKLVEELFFNLEIISVPIKREHHGLAMSSRNERLSKEEREEAKIFYKALSEAKAILKEGQSAVAAKEKVNSLLSNHKAQLEYFEIVSDKDLLPKTENYLAPDTVLCIAGFMGNVRLIDNMYLNEN, encoded by the coding sequence ATGATATCAACTGGCTCAATCGCTGAAATACAAGCTCTTATCTCTCAATTTAAATCTGCGGGAAAAAAAATTGGTTTCGTTCCTACGATGGGCGCTTTGCACCAAGGACATCTGAGTTTAGTTGCTACTGCCAAAGAAACTGTGGATATCGTTGTCTGCAGTATTTATGTTAACCCTACTCAGTTTAATAACCAAGATGATCTCAAGCAGTATCCTCGAAATATTGATGCGGATAAAAATTTACTAGCTGAAAATGGCTGCGACCTTCTTTTCTTACCTTCTGATGAAGTGATGTATGCGGGGAGAAATACTATTAAATTTGAATTTGGGGATTTGGATAGAGTAATGGAAGGTAAATTTCGCCCAGGACATTTTAGTGGGGTGGCTTTAATTGTATCGAAATTTTTTAATATAGTTCTTCCTAATTGTGCTTTTTTTGGTCAGAAGGATTTGCAGCAGTTGACTATTATCAAAAAGCTAGTAGAGGAATTATTTTTTAACTTAGAAATAATTTCCGTCCCTATCAAAAGGGAGCATCATGGCTTGGCAATGTCGTCAAGGAACGAGCGCTTAAGTAAAGAAGAGCGGGAGGAAGCAAAAATATTCTACAAAGCATTATCAGAGGCAAAAGCAATATTAAAGGAAGGCCAATCAGCGGTAGCAGCAAAGGAAAAAGTAAATTCGCTCCTCAGCAATCATAAAGCGCAGTTAGAATATTTTGAAATTGTAAGCGACAAGGATTTACTTCCAAAAACAGAGAACTACTTGGCACCAGATACCGTTCTGTGCATTGCAGGGTTTATGGGAAATGTGAGATTAATAGATAATATGTACTTAAATGAAAACTAG
- a CDS encoding glycogen/starch synthase encodes MSKLRILYVANEINPFLKTSEVAEFVRKLPQAMQERGMEIRILVPRFGLINERKNRLHEVVRLSGINISVGEEEKPLIIKVASIPNAKLQVYFIDNEDYFQRKFVFHDKENNFYPDNDERAIFFCKGALETVKKLGWAPDVVHCNDWMTSLIPMYLKTTYKNDPIFKDAKSVFTVYNTEFSHKFGTDLVDKVKMLDIDDSMLSNLESADYEGFIKIGAEYADAVIKAGDEFKGNLDELFSTFDKEKKVDTIEKGEDFEESYFNLYTELAG; translated from the coding sequence ATGTCAAAGCTTCGAATTCTTTACGTAGCCAATGAAATCAATCCATTTTTAAAAACATCAGAAGTAGCAGAATTTGTACGAAAGCTCCCTCAAGCCATGCAGGAAAGAGGAATGGAGATTCGTATTTTAGTACCCCGCTTCGGACTAATTAACGAGCGGAAGAACAGATTACATGAGGTAGTCCGTCTTTCGGGAATCAATATCTCTGTAGGAGAAGAAGAAAAACCTTTAATTATTAAGGTAGCTTCTATTCCAAACGCTAAACTTCAGGTGTATTTTATTGACAATGAAGATTACTTCCAGCGTAAATTTGTATTTCATGATAAGGAGAACAATTTTTATCCTGACAATGATGAAAGAGCAATATTTTTCTGCAAGGGAGCGTTGGAAACAGTTAAGAAACTAGGCTGGGCACCTGATGTAGTACATTGCAATGACTGGATGACCAGTTTGATTCCAATGTATTTAAAAACCACTTATAAAAACGATCCAATATTTAAAGATGCAAAATCTGTATTTACTGTGTATAATACAGAATTCTCTCATAAATTTGGGACAGATTTAGTGGACAAGGTAAAAATGCTTGATATCGATGATAGCATGCTGTCCAATCTAGAATCAGCCGATTATGAAGGGTTCATAAAAATCGGTGCAGAATATGCAGACGCAGTTATTAAAGCAGGTGATGAGTTTAAAGGAAACCTTGATGAATTATTTTCAACATTCGACAAAGAAAAGAAAGTTGACACCATTGAAAAAGGAGAAGATTTTGAAGAATCCTATTTCAACCTATATACAGAATTGGCAGGCTAA
- the glmS gene encoding glutamine--fructose-6-phosphate transaminase (isomerizing): MCGIVAYVGHQNASEIIIKGLKRLEYRGYDSAGIALMNDGLKVYKKQGKVSELEAHLKDKNTKSTIGIGHTRWATHGAPSDLNAHPHFSESGDLAIIHNGIIENYSSLKTDLENKGYTFKSETDSEVFINFIEDIYKNNDGTLEEAVRLALTKVIGAYAIVIMSTNHPNQLIAARKGSPLVIGVGKDEFFLASDATPIVEYTNEVIYVNDYEIALIKDGEISIRDTKDVKTTPYIQKVDMELEAIEKGGFEHFMLKEIFEQPKSIKDCFRGRLIADEAKLVLGGIRDYATALINAERIVIVACGTSWHAGLVAEYIFEEFCRIPVEVEYASEFRYRNPVIKEGDIVFAISQSGETADTLAAMELAKSKGAIVLGVCNVVGSSISRVSHEGVYTHAGPEIGVASTKAFTAQLTVLTMIALKTALRKGTIAEQRYREILVDLENIPKKVEKALKTDEQVKKIAEIYKDARNFLYLGRGYNFPVALEGALKLKEISYIHAEGYPAAEMKHGPIALIDEEMPVVVIATRDSSYDKIVSNIQEVKARKGKVIAVVSEGDSLIPGMVDHTIEVPGTHESLMPMVSTIPLQLLSYHIAVMRGCNVDQPRNLAKSVTVE, encoded by the coding sequence ATGTGTGGAATTGTAGCATATGTAGGTCATCAGAATGCTTCTGAGATCATCATTAAAGGATTAAAAAGATTAGAATATAGAGGTTATGACAGTGCAGGTATTGCACTTATGAATGACGGTCTTAAGGTTTATAAAAAGCAAGGGAAAGTTAGTGAACTTGAAGCGCATCTTAAAGATAAAAATACTAAAAGCACAATAGGAATTGGTCACACAAGATGGGCAACTCATGGTGCACCAAGTGATCTAAATGCTCATCCGCACTTTTCTGAAAGTGGAGATTTAGCAATTATTCATAACGGAATTATTGAAAATTATTCCTCACTTAAAACTGATCTAGAGAATAAAGGCTATACATTCAAAAGTGAAACCGATTCTGAAGTATTCATCAATTTTATAGAAGATATCTATAAAAATAATGATGGAACATTAGAAGAAGCAGTTAGATTGGCTTTAACCAAAGTAATTGGTGCTTATGCGATTGTGATAATGTCAACTAATCATCCTAATCAATTGATTGCTGCTCGTAAAGGAAGCCCTTTGGTAATTGGTGTGGGTAAGGATGAGTTTTTCTTAGCATCTGACGCAACGCCTATAGTAGAATATACCAATGAAGTGATCTATGTAAATGATTACGAAATTGCTTTAATTAAAGATGGCGAAATCAGTATTAGAGATACTAAAGATGTAAAAACCACCCCATACATTCAAAAAGTGGACATGGAACTAGAAGCTATTGAAAAAGGTGGGTTTGAGCATTTCATGTTAAAAGAGATCTTTGAGCAACCAAAATCTATTAAAGATTGCTTTAGAGGAAGGTTGATTGCTGATGAGGCTAAATTAGTTTTGGGCGGAATAAGAGATTATGCCACTGCTCTAATTAATGCAGAGAGGATTGTAATTGTTGCTTGTGGTACTTCTTGGCATGCTGGGTTAGTAGCTGAATACATTTTTGAAGAATTTTGTAGAATTCCTGTCGAGGTAGAGTATGCTTCAGAATTTAGATACAGAAATCCTGTTATCAAAGAAGGAGATATTGTATTTGCAATTTCTCAGTCTGGTGAAACAGCCGATACCTTAGCTGCTATGGAATTAGCAAAATCAAAAGGAGCTATTGTTCTTGGAGTTTGTAATGTAGTGGGTTCATCCATATCAAGAGTTTCTCATGAGGGAGTTTATACACATGCTGGACCAGAAATTGGGGTTGCCAGTACAAAAGCCTTTACAGCTCAGTTGACGGTGTTGACTATGATTGCTTTAAAGACAGCTTTAAGAAAAGGAACTATTGCTGAGCAGCGTTATAGAGAAATTTTAGTTGATTTAGAAAATATACCAAAAAAGGTAGAGAAAGCTTTAAAAACTGACGAACAGGTTAAAAAGATTGCTGAAATTTATAAAGATGCTAGAAATTTCTTGTATTTGGGCAGAGGTTATAATTTTCCAGTTGCTTTGGAAGGTGCTTTAAAATTAAAAGAGATTTCTTATATTCATGCAGAAGGCTACCCTGCTGCAGAAATGAAGCACGGGCCAATTGCTTTAATTGATGAGGAGATGCCAGTTGTAGTAATTGCAACTAGAGATAGTTCTTACGATAAAATTGTTTCTAACATACAGGAGGTTAAAGCAAGAAAAGGAAAGGTAATTGCAGTTGTTTCAGAAGGCGATTCCTTGATTCCAGGCATGGTAGATCATACAATTGAAGTGCCCGGAACCCACGAATCTTTAATGCCAATGGTTTCCACTATTCCTCTTCAATTACTTTCTTATCACATCGCAGTTATGAGAGGATGTAATGTAGATCAGCCGAGGAATTTGGCAAAATCTGTGACTGTAGAGTAA
- a CDS encoding sodium:calcium exchanger, protein MNAWLWVGVLVIAAWAAHWGADQLLTPLKMLRKQWGLTASAGAAFWRL, encoded by the coding sequence ATGAATGCATGGTTATGGGTAGGAGTTTTAGTAATAGCCGCATGGGCTGCACATTGGGGAGCTGACCAATTGCTTACACCGCTCAAAATGTTGCGGAAACAATGGGGACTCACCGCTTCGGCAGGAGCTGCTTTTTGGCGATTGTAA
- a CDS encoding cation diffusion facilitator family transporter, which yields MKKTTFHISKMDCPSEEQMIRMKLEPYNEVKQLSFDIPNRRLEVYHTDEVDKIHQAITELKLNDRLESTEDEAELPLAADDSEQRKILWWVLGINFGFFVVEMTTGWISRSMGLVADSLDMLADSIVYGLSLFAVGAAMSRKKKVAKISGYFQMVLALLGFSEVLRRFFRESETPLFQWMIIISVLALIGNLVSLWLINKAKSDEAHMQASAIFTSNDIIVNGGVILAGVLVYFLDSKWPDLAIGAIVFTFVMRGAVRILKIAK from the coding sequence ATGAAGAAAACCACCTTCCATATCAGTAAAATGGACTGCCCCTCAGAGGAGCAAATGATCCGCATGAAGCTGGAGCCTTATAATGAGGTAAAGCAACTTTCATTTGATATACCCAATCGCAGACTGGAAGTATATCACACAGACGAAGTGGACAAGATCCATCAGGCCATTACTGAACTTAAACTCAATGACCGGTTAGAAAGTACGGAAGATGAAGCTGAGTTGCCGTTGGCTGCTGACGACTCCGAACAGCGGAAAATACTTTGGTGGGTACTGGGTATCAATTTCGGATTCTTTGTGGTAGAGATGACTACCGGATGGATATCCCGTTCCATGGGGTTAGTAGCTGACTCACTTGACATGCTGGCAGATTCCATCGTCTATGGCCTGAGCTTATTTGCTGTAGGTGCAGCAATGTCTCGCAAGAAAAAAGTAGCCAAAATCAGTGGTTATTTTCAAATGGTACTGGCGCTATTAGGATTTTCAGAAGTATTGCGCAGGTTTTTCAGAGAAAGCGAAACACCTCTGTTTCAATGGATGATTATCATATCAGTACTGGCCCTCATCGGCAATCTGGTTTCGCTCTGGCTGATCAATAAAGCTAAAAGTGATGAAGCTCACATGCAGGCTAGTGCCATATTCACTTCCAATGACATTATTGTAAATGGCGGAGTGATCCTGGCCGGTGTGTTAGTTTATTTTCTTGATAGCAAATGGCCCGATTTGGCCATTGGGGCAATTGTTTTCACCTTCGTAATGCGAGGGGCTGTAAGGATATTGAAAATAGCTAAATAA
- a CDS encoding GDCCVxC domain-containing (seleno)protein, with amino-acid sequence MEITNKSIVNCPNCGYQKEEEMPTDACQFFYECQSCKAVLKPKQGDCCVFCSYGTEQCPPIQQDRSCC; translated from the coding sequence ATGGAAATAACGAATAAATCAATTGTTAACTGTCCAAACTGCGGATATCAAAAAGAAGAAGAAATGCCAACTGACGCTTGTCAGTTCTTTTATGAATGTCAAAGCTGCAAAGCAGTACTGAAACCAAAACAAGGAGACTGTTGTGTATTTTGTAGCTATGGTACAGAACAATGTCCACCAATTCAGCAAGACAGGAGTTGTTGCTAA
- a CDS encoding heavy-metal-associated domain-containing protein, whose product MNTLKFKTNINCGGCLSKVTPFLNEEKNIKKWDVNLESDDRILTVETSDLTEEEVKKTVQKAGFKAEAV is encoded by the coding sequence ATGAACACTTTAAAATTCAAAACCAATATCAATTGTGGCGGATGCCTTTCAAAAGTGACTCCCTTCTTGAACGAGGAAAAGAACATAAAAAAATGGGATGTCAACCTTGAAAGTGATGACCGCATACTTACTGTAGAAACTTCTGATCTGACTGAAGAAGAAGTAAAGAAAACGGTACAGAAAGCGGGTTTTAAGGCTGAGGCAGTGTAG
- a CDS encoding heavy metal translocating P-type ATPase, whose product MEAIDIIEPKRRPSQKMDKTLKKSFPVTGMTCASCASSVESILTHTEGVAKASVNFANSSVLVEYNDSLTSEDLRKALQSVGYDLIVDAENPSEAQQELQEKHYQEVKRRTIWSAILTLPVFILGMFYMDWVPGRWISLAFTIPVLFWFGRSFFINAYKQARHGKANMDTLVALSTGIAFIFSLFNTLFPEFWHNRGIHPHVYYEAATVIITFISLGKVLEEKAKSNTSSAIKKLMGLQPKTLRVIVDGEEVEMPIASVEVGYTILVRPGEKIPVDGEVAEGNSFVDESMITGEPIPVEKSKGEKVFAGTVNQKGSFRFTAEKVAGETLLAQIIKMVQEAQGSKAPVQKLVDKIAGIFVPIVMVISIVTFITWMLVGGDDAFTHALLTSVAVLVIACPCALGLATPTAIMVGVGKGAENNILIKDAESLELGYQVNAVVLDKTGTITEGKPVVTDIFWEDEEQSEKLKPMVLAMESQSEHPLAEAVVQKLKEEGIKSTTISQFNSITGRGVEAKYKNGTSFYIGNQRLLAEHNISVSNQLDKKAKTLREEAKTVIFFANQDQALAVLAIADKIKETSKKAIETLQERNINVYMLTGDNQQTAHAVAEQVGLKEFKAEVLPSDKADFVKGLQVKGKIVAMVGDGINDSHALAQADVSIAMGKGSDIAMDVAKMTLITSDLQSIPKALKLSKKTVLGIRQNLFWAFIYNIIGIPIAAGLLYPVNGFLLDPMIAGMAMAFSSVSVVANSLRLKAAKI is encoded by the coding sequence ATGGAAGCCATAGATATTATTGAACCAAAAAGAAGACCATCTCAAAAGATGGACAAGACACTAAAAAAATCCTTTCCTGTAACGGGGATGACTTGCGCCTCATGTGCCTCCAGCGTGGAGTCCATCCTTACCCATACTGAAGGTGTGGCCAAGGCAAGTGTCAATTTCGCTAATAGTTCGGTATTAGTAGAATATAACGATTCACTCACCTCAGAGGATTTGCGTAAGGCGCTACAGTCAGTTGGTTATGATTTGATTGTTGACGCTGAAAACCCATCAGAAGCGCAGCAGGAGCTTCAGGAAAAGCATTATCAGGAAGTAAAAAGACGAACCATTTGGTCTGCTATCTTAACGCTACCGGTATTCATTCTGGGCATGTTCTACATGGACTGGGTGCCGGGCAGATGGATTTCTCTGGCATTTACCATTCCGGTTTTATTCTGGTTTGGCAGAAGTTTTTTCATTAATGCCTATAAACAAGCCAGGCACGGGAAGGCCAACATGGATACGTTGGTGGCCCTGAGTACGGGGATTGCATTCATTTTCAGCTTGTTCAATACCTTATTTCCTGAGTTTTGGCACAATAGGGGCATACATCCACATGTGTATTATGAAGCGGCTACCGTAATCATCACTTTCATCTCACTGGGAAAAGTATTGGAGGAAAAAGCGAAATCCAATACCTCTTCTGCCATCAAAAAACTAATGGGTTTACAGCCGAAAACATTGAGAGTGATTGTGGATGGAGAGGAAGTGGAAATGCCCATTGCCTCGGTTGAGGTGGGTTATACCATTTTGGTTCGTCCGGGGGAGAAGATACCTGTAGATGGTGAAGTGGCCGAGGGAAATTCTTTTGTGGATGAAAGCATGATTACAGGAGAACCCATACCGGTGGAGAAAAGCAAAGGTGAAAAAGTGTTTGCAGGGACGGTCAACCAGAAAGGTAGCTTTCGCTTTACGGCTGAGAAAGTAGCCGGGGAGACCTTACTTGCCCAAATAATCAAAATGGTGCAAGAAGCCCAGGGGAGTAAAGCCCCGGTTCAAAAGCTGGTGGATAAGATAGCCGGAATATTCGTGCCGATAGTAATGGTTATTTCCATCGTGACTTTTATTACCTGGATGTTGGTAGGTGGAGATGATGCCTTCACGCATGCATTGCTTACCTCGGTAGCTGTATTGGTGATCGCCTGCCCCTGTGCTTTGGGGCTAGCTACCCCAACGGCTATTATGGTTGGTGTCGGAAAGGGCGCTGAAAACAATATTCTGATCAAAGACGCTGAAAGCCTGGAATTAGGATATCAGGTAAATGCTGTTGTTTTAGACAAAACGGGCACCATCACCGAAGGGAAGCCGGTCGTTACGGATATCTTTTGGGAAGATGAGGAGCAATCCGAAAAGCTCAAGCCCATGGTACTGGCCATGGAGTCGCAATCGGAACATCCTTTGGCAGAAGCGGTGGTTCAAAAGCTAAAAGAGGAAGGCATTAAATCTACAACCATTTCACAGTTTAACAGCATTACGGGGCGGGGGGTTGAAGCAAAGTATAAAAATGGCACGAGCTTCTATATCGGTAACCAAAGATTGCTTGCCGAACATAATATCAGTGTGAGTAATCAACTTGACAAAAAAGCCAAAACACTTCGGGAGGAAGCTAAAACAGTCATCTTTTTTGCCAATCAAGATCAGGCTTTAGCTGTGCTGGCAATTGCCGATAAGATTAAGGAAACATCTAAAAAAGCTATTGAAACCCTTCAGGAAAGAAACATTAACGTGTACATGCTCACCGGTGATAATCAGCAAACAGCCCATGCAGTTGCCGAACAGGTAGGCCTTAAGGAGTTTAAAGCAGAAGTATTGCCTTCCGACAAAGCAGATTTTGTAAAAGGGCTACAAGTCAAAGGAAAAATTGTGGCGATGGTTGGAGATGGCATCAACGACTCACACGCTCTGGCACAAGCCGATGTGAGTATTGCGATGGGCAAAGGTTCTGACATAGCAATGGATGTGGCGAAGATGACGTTGATAACTTCAGACCTGCAGTCCATACCCAAAGCACTTAAGCTATCTAAGAAAACCGTATTGGGTATTCGTCAGAACCTCTTTTGGGCATTCATTTACAACATTATCGGTATCCCGATAGCAGCCGGGCTTTTATACCCGGTAAACGGCTTTTTACTTGATCCGATGATTGCGGGCATGGCGATGGCCTTCAGTTCGGTATCGGTAGTAGCCAATAGTCTGCGGTTGAAAGCAGCAAAAATTTAA
- a CDS encoding helix-turn-helix domain-containing protein, translating into MTDSKILHIKNMVCPRCITAVKQLMEELEIPFQNVELGKIELKKGLGDEEKSRLNEGLETVGFSLIDDRKSRLIEQMKNLIVQKIHHSQEVLDVKWADLIADQLNYDYKYLGMLFSSVESITLEQYIIRQKIERIKELLIYDELTLSQIAFQLGYSSSAHLSSQFKKVTGMTPSQFKSTIDRKRNTLDNI; encoded by the coding sequence ATGACAGACAGTAAAATTCTACATATTAAAAATATGGTTTGCCCGCGCTGTATAACAGCGGTTAAGCAACTCATGGAAGAATTAGAGATACCCTTTCAAAATGTGGAACTGGGTAAGATTGAACTCAAAAAAGGATTAGGGGATGAGGAAAAAAGCAGGTTAAATGAAGGGCTGGAAACAGTGGGTTTTTCGCTTATAGATGATCGCAAAAGCAGACTGATAGAGCAGATGAAAAATTTGATTGTTCAAAAGATTCATCATTCACAGGAGGTTTTAGATGTGAAGTGGGCTGATTTGATCGCTGACCAACTCAACTATGACTATAAATATCTCGGCATGCTTTTTTCATCCGTAGAAAGCATTACCCTTGAGCAATATATCATCCGCCAGAAAATTGAGCGCATCAAAGAATTGCTGATCTATGATGAACTTACACTGAGCCAAATAGCCTTTCAGTTAGGATACAGCAGTTCGGCACATTTAAGTAGTCAATTTAAAAAAGTCACTGGTATGACACCTTCTCAGTTTAAAAGTACTATTGATAGAAAAAGAAACACATTGGATAACATATAA
- a CDS encoding DUF2911 domain-containing protein: MKKLFTTAILALSVLMISCNDSVKPKNTANEVLDLFVSSVNDKNLEPLNAVFSPKAKIYEQGSVDDSWEHYRDGHLGKEIEEMQEMTFSVEVAESLVNKEMTLLRGNYLIKGEMQGQQINSAGLVTLSMQVEEGMWKIVHLQFSRGCNKPANDHAAHGADNDDKSKPKSPKTAAMGNAGDTHIHIDYSSPSVRGRTIWGGLVEYDKVWATGAHRATAINFSEDVEINNTKVPAGKYGFFTIPGENEWTLIINKNWDQHMSDDYDPSLDVVRIKVNPEKLSENQEALTYAVNETGNSTAEVTIVWEKLKVSFEVKSL, encoded by the coding sequence ATGAAAAAATTATTTACCACCGCTATTTTGGCTTTATCAGTACTAATGATTTCTTGCAATGATTCAGTCAAACCCAAAAATACAGCCAACGAAGTGCTGGACTTATTTGTCAGTTCAGTAAATGATAAAAATCTGGAGCCGTTGAATGCAGTTTTCTCTCCAAAAGCAAAAATATACGAACAGGGATCGGTTGATGATTCCTGGGAGCACTACAGAGACGGTCATTTGGGAAAAGAAATTGAGGAGATGCAGGAGATGACATTCTCTGTTGAAGTTGCCGAATCTCTGGTCAACAAAGAGATGACATTATTGCGAGGCAATTATTTGATTAAGGGCGAGATGCAAGGCCAGCAGATTAATTCTGCCGGATTGGTAACCCTTTCCATGCAGGTAGAGGAAGGTATGTGGAAGATTGTTCACCTTCAGTTCTCCAGAGGTTGTAACAAGCCTGCAAACGATCATGCTGCCCATGGTGCAGATAATGATGATAAGTCTAAACCCAAGAGTCCAAAGACGGCAGCTATGGGAAATGCAGGAGATACACACATACACATTGATTATTCTTCCCCAAGTGTGCGGGGTAGAACAATCTGGGGAGGCCTGGTAGAATATGACAAAGTATGGGCCACTGGCGCACACAGGGCAACAGCCATCAATTTTTCAGAAGATGTAGAGATTAATAACACCAAAGTTCCAGCAGGAAAATATGGTTTTTTCACTATTCCTGGTGAAAACGAATGGACGTTGATCATCAATAAAAACTGGGATCAGCACATGAGTGATGACTATGATCCATCCCTTGATGTAGTAAGAATAAAAGTGAACCCTGAGAAACTATCAGAAAACCAGGAAGCGCTTACCTATGCGGTGAATGAAACGGGCAATTCAACAGCAGAAGTAACTATCGTATGGGAAAAGCTGAAGGTTTCTTTTGAGGTGAAATCACTGTAA
- a CDS encoding class I fructose-bisphosphate aldolase: MKKINEYLGDQAEYLLGHSCKTFDKTKLTIPGPDYLDQVFLNTNRNPQVLNSLSRLYNSGNLAGTGYLSILPVDQGIEHSAGSAFGPNPDYFDSENIVQLGLEAGCNGVASTFGVLGLNARKYAHKIPYIVKINHNELLTYPNKHDQILFGTVKDAWNMGACAIGATVYFGSAESNRQIREISEAFAYAHELGMATILWCYTRNEAFKTKDKDYHTAADLTGQANHLGVTIQADIIKQKVPETNGGFKALDFGKTSKEMYEKYTSDHPIDLCRYQVANCYMGKIGLINSGGASSGDSDYAEAVKTAVINKRAGGMGLISGRKAFQRPRNEGVELLNLIQQVYLDEKITIA; encoded by the coding sequence ATGAAAAAGATAAATGAATATTTAGGAGATCAGGCTGAATACCTGTTAGGGCACAGCTGCAAAACCTTTGACAAAACAAAGCTTACCATACCCGGACCGGATTATCTGGATCAGGTTTTTCTGAATACAAACAGAAATCCGCAGGTGCTTAATTCACTATCAAGATTGTATAATAGTGGTAACCTGGCAGGCACGGGCTACTTGTCAATTCTTCCGGTAGATCAGGGTATTGAACATTCCGCTGGGAGTGCTTTTGGCCCCAATCCGGACTACTTTGACTCGGAGAATATTGTACAGCTTGGTTTGGAAGCAGGTTGTAACGGTGTAGCCTCTACCTTTGGTGTATTAGGGCTTAACGCCCGAAAGTATGCGCATAAAATTCCTTATATCGTAAAAATCAACCATAATGAGCTTCTAACCTATCCCAACAAGCATGACCAGATCTTATTTGGAACGGTAAAGGATGCCTGGAATATGGGGGCTTGCGCCATTGGGGCTACCGTATACTTTGGGTCGGCAGAGTCAAACCGGCAGATCCGTGAAATTTCAGAAGCCTTTGCTTATGCCCATGAATTAGGGATGGCCACTATCTTGTGGTGTTATACCCGAAATGAAGCCTTCAAAACCAAGGACAAGGATTACCATACAGCCGCTGACCTCACAGGCCAGGCCAACCATCTGGGAGTCACCATTCAGGCAGATATTATCAAACAAAAGGTGCCTGAAACAAATGGCGGTTTTAAGGCTTTGGATTTTGGTAAGACTTCTAAAGAAATGTATGAGAAATATACTTCGGATCATCCAATTGATCTGTGCCGCTACCAGGTAGCCAACTGTTACATGGGCAAGATAGGCCTGATCAACTCGGGAGGGGCATCATCCGGTGATTCGGACTATGCTGAAGCTGTAAAAACGGCTGTTATTAATAAACGAGCCGGAGGAATGGGCCTTATCTCAGGAAGAAAAGCATTTCAAAGACCTAGAAACGAAGGTGTTGAACTGCTTAATCTGATCCAGCAGGTTTACCTGGATGAAAAAATCACTATTGCTTAA